The following are encoded together in the Adhaeribacter arboris genome:
- a CDS encoding LuxR C-terminal-related transcriptional regulator — MVKIAIVDDNPGLRENLEQRLTLFPGILIVQVCNTGWQFLEIIQKSTSDSLPEVVLINIQMNALDSIEVTYQAKAKFPEMQFIIVAVNNNDDHIFRSIQAGASGYLLKEEPTPIIAQAIWDIKDGGAYMSPAIAKIALEILRSQTAENTTSTASTLPQSSLQTLSKRELEILELLTVGYTAQTISQKLFISSHTVQTHIKKIYNKLQVKNKWAAIKMAIDRKWFRK; from the coding sequence ATGGTTAAAATTGCCATCGTAGATGATAACCCTGGGTTGCGCGAAAATCTGGAGCAGCGTTTAACGCTGTTTCCCGGAATTTTAATAGTTCAAGTATGTAACACCGGCTGGCAATTTCTGGAAATTATTCAAAAATCCACCTCTGATAGTTTACCCGAAGTAGTTTTAATTAATATCCAGATGAATGCGTTGGATAGCATTGAAGTTACGTACCAGGCGAAAGCTAAATTTCCGGAAATGCAATTCATTATAGTAGCAGTAAACAACAATGATGATCATATTTTTAGGTCCATACAGGCTGGTGCCAGCGGATATTTATTAAAAGAAGAGCCCACTCCAATCATAGCGCAGGCTATTTGGGACATAAAAGACGGAGGAGCTTACATGTCGCCGGCTATTGCTAAAATAGCTTTAGAAATTTTGCGTTCCCAAACAGCTGAAAATACCACTTCTACGGCTTCAACTTTGCCCCAATCGAGTCTTCAAACATTATCAAAGCGGGAATTAGAAATTCTGGAACTCCTTACGGTGGGTTATACCGCGCAAACTATTTCGCAGAAACTATTTATAAGCTCGCACACCGTTCAAACGCATATTAAAAAGATTTACAACAAATTACAGGTAAAAAATAAATGGGCGGCTATTAAAATGGCGATAGACCGAAAATGGTTTAGGAAATAG